The Pontibacter pudoricolor genome contains a region encoding:
- a CDS encoding GAF domain-containing protein, translating to MAESLIVDQNLSKEEKYKTLLPQIEALTTGETDLIANISNLVAALKQGLGFFWVGVYFNKEGQLVLGPFQGPIACTRIPYHKGVCGACYTRRETILVPDVEAFPGHIACASESKSEIVVPVIKDGDVKLVLDVDSDRLNDFDEVDQKYLEQLMKLVESWY from the coding sequence ATGGCCGAATCGCTTATAGTTGACCAGAACCTTAGCAAAGAAGAAAAATATAAAACCCTGTTGCCGCAGATAGAAGCTTTAACAACAGGCGAAACAGACCTGATTGCTAACATCTCGAACTTAGTAGCTGCCTTAAAACAAGGGCTCGGCTTTTTCTGGGTGGGCGTTTATTTTAACAAAGAAGGCCAGTTGGTACTAGGCCCTTTTCAGGGACCGATCGCCTGCACCCGCATCCCTTACCACAAAGGTGTATGCGGCGCCTGTTACACCCGCCGGGAAACTATACTGGTACCAGACGTGGAAGCCTTCCCGGGGCATATAGCCTGCGCCAGCGAATCCAAATCAGAAATTGTGGTGCCGGTAATAAAAGACGGTGACGTAAAACTGGTTCTGGACGTAGACAGCGACAGGCTAAACGACTTCGACGAAGTAGACCAGAAGTACCTGGAGCAATTGATGAAGCTGGTAGAAAGCTGGTATTAG